A window of Candidatus Latescibacter sp. contains these coding sequences:
- a CDS encoding PKD domain-containing protein — MTKKLKSILLGVMSGAMLIVVILLMSSGSVYAQTFTEDFSTPPLDPAWQVVQTVPGLGGYSLTDNSGYLRYSLTGWLGSSGGWTQNYQSSGGWRPSLTLIRSFGGENWILRTKVNYNLLAHIGGTSQYNSTGVQGNDLFIAFGEGTNNYLQIYRCVDWWYSANVLSMGLASNGVEVAHFDGTPSPIGNDGWGRETYWYEITRIGQEITVRFSKDNFATATTAFSASLTGPVTTTQRAIIDMGLWNGVGSYVDWDYIHVEPIALNQPPVANANGPYIGNEGSPITFYGSGSSDPDGTIFMYEWDLDGDGLYYDATGVNPSYTWGDDHSGSIGLKVTDDDGLTATATTTVNVLNVPPIVEAGTNQEVFVGDTVQFNGSFTDPGSDTHAIEWDFGDGATTSGTLTPTHVYSNKGTYTVTLTVTDDNGGIGNDILKVTVMPISATIRIEPESLNLSSKGVFTAFITFSEGYNVANINLSTVVCEGAPAVKGIVSEEDKGTYIVKFNRQDVVDVPIGGAVTLTVTGKVGLVDFEGKDTVNIASKLKKEVLPNEYALSQNSPNPFNPITAIQYAIPAGKSGMVRLTIYDSRGSLVRTLVDGVQNPGIHTATWNATDDSGHRISSGIYIYRLDAGSFTQTRKMLFLR; from the coding sequence ATGACAAAGAAATTGAAGAGCATACTGTTGGGTGTAATGTCAGGAGCGATGTTAATTGTGGTTATTTTATTAATGTCGTCCGGATCAGTTTATGCCCAAACTTTTACGGAAGATTTCTCAACGCCTCCATTAGATCCAGCATGGCAGGTGGTCCAGACTGTTCCTGGGCTTGGAGGATATTCCTTAACCGACAACTCAGGTTATTTAAGGTATAGCCTTACAGGTTGGTTGGGATCTAGTGGTGGCTGGACACAGAACTATCAATCATCTGGTGGCTGGAGACCGAGCCTAACCCTGATTCGTTCTTTCGGTGGAGAAAATTGGATATTAAGAACAAAGGTAAATTATAACCTCCTTGCTCATATTGGAGGCACTTCTCAATATAATTCTACTGGTGTCCAAGGGAATGATCTCTTTATTGCTTTCGGTGAAGGTACAAATAATTACCTTCAGATCTATCGTTGTGTGGATTGGTGGTATAGCGCTAACGTCCTTTCCATGGGACTTGCTAGTAATGGTGTGGAGGTAGCACATTTCGACGGCACGCCTTCCCCAATCGGAAATGATGGCTGGGGTAGGGAAACTTACTGGTATGAAATTACCAGGATTGGTCAGGAAATTACTGTGCGTTTCAGTAAGGACAACTTCGCTACTGCTACTACTGCTTTTTCAGCTTCACTTACTGGGCCAGTAACGACAACACAAAGGGCAATTATAGACATGGGCCTTTGGAATGGCGTCGGCTCTTATGTGGACTGGGATTATATTCACGTCGAGCCAATAGCGCTAAATCAACCACCAGTAGCCAATGCCAATGGCCCTTATATTGGTAACGAAGGTTCTCCAATAACTTTTTATGGCTCAGGTTCTTCTGATCCAGATGGAACAATATTTATGTATGAATGGGATTTAGATGGCGATGGTTTATACTACGATGCCACCGGAGTTAATCCCAGTTATACTTGGGGAGATGATCATTCTGGAAGTATTGGTTTGAAAGTCACAGATGACGATGGATTAACTGCTACTGCTACAACTACTGTCAATGTTTTGAATGTTCCGCCAATAGTTGAAGCCGGCACAAATCAAGAAGTTTTTGTTGGAGATACGGTACAATTTAATGGAAGCTTCACTGATCCTGGTTCAGATACCCATGCAATTGAATGGGATTTTGGAGATGGTGCTACAACTTCCGGAACATTGACTCCAACCCATGTCTACTCCAACAAAGGCACTTATACCGTTACCCTAACTGTCACTGACGATAATGGAGGAATAGGGAATGATATTCTTAAAGTTACAGTCATGCCCATTTCGGCTACTATTAGAATTGAGCCGGAATCCCTGAATCTTTCCAGCAAAGGTGTATTTACAGCATTTATTACCTTTTCAGAAGGCTATAATGTTGCAAATATTAATCTTAGCACAGTTGTATGTGAAGGAGCGCCGGCTGTGAAGGGAATAGTTTCTGAAGAAGACAAAGGCACTTATATAGTAAAATTCAACAGGCAAGATGTAGTAGACGTGCCTATTGGGGGGGCGGTTACTCTAACAGTGACTGGAAAAGTTGGTTTAGTTGATTTTGAGGGAAAAGACACGGTGAACATAGCGTCCAAGCTGAAAAAAGAGGTGTTGCCTAATGAATATGCTCTTTCTCAGAACTCACCCAATCCCTTTAATCCCATAACCGCCATCCAATACGCTATTCCCGCCGGAAAGAGTGGAATGGTGCGACTGACGATTTACGATTCACGGGGCAGCCTGGTGCGGACGCTGGTGGATGGCGTGCAAAATCCCGGCATACATACAGCGACCTGGAACGCGACCGATGATTCGGGTCATAGAATATCCAGCGGAATCTATATTTACCGGTTGGACGCTGGCAGCTTCACCCAGACCCGGAAGATGCTCTTCCTGCGGTAG
- a CDS encoding MFS transporter, translating to MSPRTSTFSRTDINTGLLGFFHWVVFMGGYWQTALASSPIFVGYVLALGASESAPSDFISLLYLMGLFQLVSHLITNRIRNKKFLVIASGVMEPGTLIFLIVLPFFISKGAMIGIIPFIIMLSAGFAHLANPLLNAWYGSLIPDSIRASYIGRRIMISQLAAIIAMFAAGQIVDLFSGLTGFYITFAMGIALAIAAYLSLIPVRYTPHISNRQIRFGDIFRIPKENSQFTIFCLFYGVWSIGFYIALPNLNVLMIRHLHLSYSTVALYTNCQLIMMLVGYFFWPKYIQKFGPKPVLKLILIPLALVPLVWFLAEPSNHYILAPAMMLYGLTASGSIVSSNTHLFTILPKDERAPAYMVFWSVTVFLSMALGPKLGSIIINLFHEMHLNVGFFTIMNVKLTLLVVSLAYLVSFFILLRVREKEHVSSRVLVDEIFRRNPVSLAYNMFVLERSGSENIRADALEKLGRTRGAVAFDTIAGALEDISPLVRRQAAASIGETRLPEAVAPLADIIRNPESDIKSEAVSALGMIDTPESRQTIFVALSDSDPAVRAAAVRALGKFTGQDVEEKLLELVGAERDPAVFTALADTIADRRDLRAVEPLLRGREVFQTPNIRKQILHSLACMFGAGDEYYAIISSSHGKAAVKTIEYLDRMLVLVVKKSGHIPQDMANCIGSLAEAFSGSDTASFLECADRLAFLAESWDDAGENLKAVAYTMHSLVNIKREGRIPNLPGKAFLAVCAGVIVRDRIGKRNIHSLKPYTEI from the coding sequence ATGAGCCCCAGAACCTCCACATTTTCCCGCACCGATATCAACACCGGCCTTTTGGGTTTCTTTCACTGGGTCGTGTTCATGGGCGGATACTGGCAGACCGCGCTGGCCAGTTCGCCCATTTTCGTGGGATATGTGCTGGCCCTCGGGGCTTCCGAATCGGCGCCCTCGGATTTTATCAGCCTCCTCTACCTCATGGGATTGTTCCAACTGGTGAGTCATCTCATCACCAACCGGATTCGCAACAAGAAATTCCTGGTCATAGCTTCTGGAGTGATGGAGCCGGGCACCCTCATATTCCTGATAGTATTACCGTTCTTTATTTCAAAAGGGGCCATGATCGGTATCATCCCGTTTATTATCATGCTCTCGGCGGGATTTGCCCATCTGGCCAATCCGCTCCTCAATGCATGGTACGGTTCGCTCATTCCGGACAGCATACGGGCTTCCTATATCGGCAGGCGGATCATGATCTCCCAGCTTGCCGCCATTATCGCCATGTTCGCCGCAGGGCAGATTGTGGACCTGTTCAGCGGCCTCACCGGATTTTACATAACTTTCGCCATGGGAATCGCCCTTGCGATCGCCGCCTACCTGAGCCTCATCCCGGTACGGTATACCCCCCATATCTCCAACCGTCAAATCCGGTTTGGCGACATCTTCCGTATCCCGAAAGAAAACAGCCAGTTCACCATCTTCTGCCTGTTCTACGGGGTCTGGAGCATCGGATTTTACATCGCGCTCCCCAACCTGAATGTGCTCATGATCCGCCATCTCCATCTTTCCTATTCCACCGTCGCCCTCTACACCAACTGCCAGCTTATCATGATGCTGGTGGGATATTTCTTCTGGCCGAAGTATATTCAGAAGTTTGGGCCGAAGCCGGTACTGAAGCTCATCCTCATCCCTCTGGCGCTCGTTCCGCTGGTCTGGTTTCTTGCCGAACCCTCCAACCATTACATCCTGGCGCCGGCCATGATGCTTTACGGACTCACTGCATCGGGAAGCATAGTCAGCTCGAACACCCATCTTTTCACCATTCTCCCAAAGGACGAGCGCGCTCCGGCCTACATGGTTTTCTGGTCGGTCACCGTGTTCCTCTCCATGGCGCTCGGGCCGAAGCTCGGCTCCATCATCATCAATCTCTTCCATGAGATGCATCTGAATGTGGGTTTCTTTACCATCATGAATGTAAAACTGACTCTCCTTGTGGTAAGCCTCGCTTACCTGGTCTCATTCTTTATCCTCCTGCGGGTCAGGGAGAAGGAGCATGTCTCCTCACGGGTGCTGGTGGATGAGATATTCCGCCGCAACCCGGTGTCGCTGGCCTATAATATGTTCGTCCTCGAACGCTCCGGCAGTGAAAATATCCGCGCTGACGCCCTGGAAAAACTGGGGAGAACCCGTGGGGCGGTCGCGTTCGATACGATCGCCGGGGCGCTGGAGGACATCAGCCCCTTAGTGCGCCGTCAGGCGGCAGCCAGCATCGGAGAGACACGGCTCCCCGAGGCTGTGGCCCCTCTCGCCGATATTATCCGCAATCCCGAATCCGACATAAAGAGCGAGGCGGTTTCCGCCCTAGGCATGATCGATACTCCCGAATCCCGTCAGACCATTTTCGTTGCGCTTTCCGACTCGGATCCCGCGGTACGGGCTGCCGCAGTACGGGCGCTGGGAAAGTTTACAGGGCAGGATGTGGAGGAGAAACTTCTCGAACTGGTCGGCGCCGAACGCGATCCGGCAGTTTTTACCGCCCTGGCGGATACCATTGCCGACCGCAGGGATTTGCGGGCTGTCGAGCCTCTCCTCCGGGGCAGGGAGGTTTTCCAGACACCGAACATCCGCAAGCAGATTCTCCACTCTCTCGCCTGCATGTTCGGCGCAGGGGATGAATACTATGCAATAATTTCTTCCAGCCATGGAAAAGCTGCGGTGAAAACCATCGAATACCTGGATCGGATGCTTGTTCTGGTGGTAAAGAAGAGCGGGCATATTCCCCAGGACATGGCCAACTGCATCGGCAGCCTGGCGGAGGCTTTCAGCGGGAGCGACACCGCCTCGTTTCTGGAATGCGCCGACCGCCTGGCATTCCTGGCCGAATCCTGGGATGACGCCGGGGAAAATCTGAAAGCGGTGGCCTATACCATGCACTCTCTGGTGAATATCAAACGTGAGGGGAGAATTCCCAATCTGCCCGGGAAGGCTTTCCTTGCGGTCTGTGCGGGAGTGATTGTGAGGGACAGGATAGGGAAAAGGAACATTCATTCCCTGAAACCTTATACGGAAATTTGA
- a CDS encoding DUF2326 domain-containing protein: MIHRIFSSLSSFKVLEFKPGLNVLIAQKELGASDKQTRNRAGKTSLIEIIHFLTGSDAEKESDFRKNVLANETFGMEFDLGGERTVAERSGKDKSKIHVGGGSFLKGKTLLTNSEWVEVLGEKVFGLNTSPEREGRVPTFRSLFAYFVRRQLSGAFTTPEKQATMQQTGDYQVALLFVLGLDWKIASDWQKVRDREKTLKELKKAVGAGAFGSIIGKAADLRTQLMVAEARLSVLKSQITSFRVLPQYEELEAEADKITQQLNDISNANTIDAAAIRDLESAMQGEAPPSLTELESIYAEAGVALPGLAVKRYDEVRSFHESVIRNRRDYLSDELAAAKQRIASREQEKRRLDQRRAEVMGVLQSHGALEQFAKLQGEAGRMEAEVESLRQRFESAEQLEGTKNELEIERNHLTLRLRRDFAEQKGRLAEAILAFEETSKRLYESAGSMTVEETSNGPVFQFPMQGSRSKGIKNMQIFCFDMMLMRLCAKRSIGPGFLVHDSHLFDGVDGRQVISALEVGAETARELGFQYIVTMNQDDAFKEKIEGFDLREYVLPVVLTDATEDGGLFGFRF, encoded by the coding sequence ATGATTCACCGCATTTTCAGCAGTCTTTCCTCCTTCAAGGTGCTCGAATTCAAGCCGGGGCTCAACGTCCTGATCGCGCAGAAAGAGTTGGGTGCGAGTGATAAACAAACCCGAAACCGGGCAGGCAAAACCAGCTTGATTGAGATCATTCACTTTCTCACCGGATCGGATGCCGAGAAGGAGTCGGATTTTCGCAAGAATGTGCTGGCCAATGAGACATTCGGCATGGAGTTCGATCTCGGTGGGGAGAGAACCGTCGCCGAGCGTTCAGGCAAGGATAAGTCCAAGATTCATGTCGGGGGCGGCAGTTTTCTGAAAGGGAAGACCCTCCTTACCAACTCCGAGTGGGTGGAGGTACTGGGCGAGAAGGTATTCGGATTGAATACATCCCCCGAAAGGGAAGGACGTGTCCCAACGTTTCGCTCGCTTTTTGCCTATTTTGTCCGTCGTCAACTCAGTGGAGCATTCACAACACCTGAGAAGCAGGCGACCATGCAGCAGACAGGGGATTATCAGGTGGCTCTATTGTTTGTGCTTGGGCTGGATTGGAAGATCGCGAGCGACTGGCAGAAAGTCCGCGATCGGGAGAAGACGCTTAAAGAACTCAAGAAGGCTGTTGGGGCTGGTGCTTTTGGTAGCATCATCGGCAAGGCCGCCGATCTCCGAACCCAATTGATGGTAGCCGAAGCCCGACTAAGCGTTCTGAAGTCCCAGATCACCTCCTTCCGTGTGTTGCCCCAATACGAGGAACTTGAGGCGGAGGCGGATAAGATCACGCAACAACTCAACGATATCTCCAACGCCAACACCATCGACGCGGCGGCAATCCGTGACCTTGAGAGCGCTATGCAAGGTGAGGCACCTCCATCACTCACTGAATTGGAAAGCATCTATGCCGAGGCGGGTGTTGCCCTGCCCGGGCTGGCTGTCAAACGCTACGACGAAGTGAGGAGCTTTCATGAGTCGGTAATCCGAAACCGGCGCGATTATCTATCTGATGAACTGGCCGCCGCCAAACAACGGATAGCCTCCCGCGAGCAGGAGAAGCGGCGCCTCGATCAGCGACGCGCCGAGGTCATGGGCGTGTTGCAAAGCCATGGGGCGCTGGAGCAGTTTGCCAAGTTGCAGGGTGAAGCTGGACGTATGGAGGCGGAGGTAGAGTCGCTACGCCAGCGATTCGAGTCTGCCGAGCAGTTGGAAGGCACCAAGAACGAGTTAGAAATCGAGCGAAACCACCTAACCTTGCGCCTGCGTCGGGATTTCGCCGAACAAAAGGGACGTTTGGCCGAGGCAATCCTCGCTTTCGAGGAGACATCAAAACGACTTTACGAGTCGGCCGGCAGTATGACGGTAGAGGAAACTTCCAACGGTCCCGTCTTCCAGTTTCCCATGCAGGGGTCACGCAGCAAGGGCATCAAGAACATGCAGATTTTTTGTTTTGATATGATGCTCATGCGCCTCTGCGCCAAGCGTAGCATTGGGCCTGGTTTTTTGGTTCACGACAGCCACCTTTTCGATGGAGTGGATGGCCGCCAAGTCATAAGTGCGTTGGAGGTTGGGGCAGAAACGGCCCGTGAGCTTGGGTTTCAATATATCGTGACCATGAACCAAGACGACGCCTTCAAGGAGAAGATAGAGGGGTTTGATCTGCGGGAATACGTCTTGCCTGTCGTTTTGACCGACGCTACAGAAGATGGTGGACTCTTCGGATTCCGCTTCTAA